CCTGTACGTCGTCGAGCCGGTGCGACGACAGCAGCACCGTGTGGCGACCGGCCAAATCGGCGACGAGCCGGCGAAACTGCCGCACTTGCAACGGATCGAGCCCCGTGGTCGGCTCGTCGAGGAGCAACACCGGCGGAGCGCCGAGCAGCGCGTCGGCGAGCGCGACGCGTTGGCGGTAGCCCTTCGACAGGGTCGCGATCCGCGCCGTACGCCGGTCGGCGACGCCCGCGGCATCGAGTGCTTCGTCGATGCAGCGAGCCCGCCGCGCACGCTCGATTCCTTTGATCTGCGCGCGAAATCGCAAGAACTGGTCCACTCGCATGTCGTCGTACAGCGGCGCCGACTCCGGCAGGTATGCGAGTTTGCGCACGGCCCGCTCCCGATCGCGCGCGACGTCGATGTCGCCGATCCACGCCGAGCCGCCGTCCGGCGACAAGAACCCGGCGAGAATGCGCAGCGTCGTCGTCTTGCCGGCGCCGTTGGGTCCCACGAGGCCGACGACTTCTCCCGCGCGCGCGTCGAAGTCGACGCCCGCGAGCGCGACGGCGCGACCGAAACGCTTGGTCAAGCCCTCGACCCGAATCACGGCTCCGTTTTAGCTCGAATCGCCGCCGCGCGCCGGACGGCGGCGGCCGCGCGGCGACGCGCCCGTGAAATCGCCAGACGTGCGGCGAGGGCCGGCGGACGCCCGCGGCACTCGCGCGGGCGTCCCAGCGCGCGGACCCGGCGGGCGCGACAAGCCGCTGCGGGACGGGGACCCAGGAGCCCCCGCGGATCGCCCCGCAGCCGGCGGCGATCCGCGCCCGTCTCTACCCGCCGCGCAGCTCGCCGGGGACCGGCCGCTCGCTCGAGTCGCGCACGCCCTCGGGCCGTTCCAGCGGAAGCGACACGGTGAACGTCGTGCCCTCCCCCGCCCGCGAGTCGACCTCGATCGTGCCGTTGTGTTCGTCGACGATCTTCTTGACGATCGCAAGCCCGAGGCCGGTGCCGCCCTCGGTCCCGGACGTAAACGGCTCGAAC
The nucleotide sequence above comes from Deltaproteobacteria bacterium. Encoded proteins:
- a CDS encoding ABC transporter ATP-binding protein: MIRVEGLTKRFGRAVALAGVDFDARAGEVVGLVGPNGAGKTTTLRILAGFLSPDGGSAWIGDIDVARDRERAVRKLAYLPESAPLYDDMRVDQFLRFRAQIKGIERARRARCIDEALDAAGVADRRTARIATLSKGYRQRVALADALLGAPPVLLLDEPTTGLDPLQVRQFRRLVADLAGRHTVLLSSHRLDDVQALASRVVVMSRGRVVADAPPDALAAGGSLEDAVVERLS